The genomic stretch AATACCTGACCATATTTGTGATATCGCCGACCGTTCTCGTATTCGTAGTTCAGTACGACGATGCCAGAGAAGTGGTATCCGATTGGAGGGTCTCATTATAGATACTAAGCTCCTCCTAGACTGTTGCATTAGACTTGATATTATAGAGATAGTTCCTTCATCTTACATCAATCGGTATCTCACCGGCTGTATTGGCGTAGGGCTGTAGAGAACGCGATGGCTGGTCTTGTTCGGGCATTATCAGAGCCATAAATAAATGTGATAAAGTTACCTAGATTTACAGCAGCAAGCTGTGACaggaagatggaggaatgAGTAGTCATGCAATGGTGCGGAGTTGAATTATTAGTGGGTAACCCTACTGATTCCCCGAGCCCTAGCTACGGGCCTAAGCCATACCCCTGGCGTCCTGCTTTGCCAACTCATGCTACAGCGTGCGCACATTACCAATGGATAACCAATTTGATCAATTAGAGGAGTTTGTCCTTCCTGACCGGCATTGTCTCTCATGCATTACGCCTAATATGACCATATGGGTGACCCACCCTCAACGGtcattgatgccattggcTTGCTTTTGATATTGGGGTATATTAACTACATGGATTGACTGTTAGGTGCGACCTCAATCCCCGAATTCCGAGTCCTAGCGCTACGTGTCCATTGGTTTAGACAAAGAGATACCGGGTGGCACGCAGTCCTTGCAGTAAAGGTCCTTTTGTACCAGGAAAAGATCTTTTGCCAAGGCATCAGCCATCCGAGGCCTGGATCTTCCATAAACCAATACTCGTAGCCATGTCCATTTACCAAGCTCTTTCATTCAGTAATGTATTCCTTTCATTGAACCAAACCCCACCTCCCAAAGAACTAAAATCCCAAAAACCCCCACCTCAAGAACTCCATAAATAGCCATTCCCTCTAGTACAAAGACGCCCGATTTCCATACGAAACCCGAAACTCCGTAGTCTGAACAACCCCATCTTTAGTCCCGTACATAACCTCTGAAAAACTGTCCACAGACCTTGGTCTACTGGTAACAGTATTCGTTCTAGTTTGTCTTTGAGTCCCCTCCATATTACTAAAATCGTTCAAGGCTTTCCGCGCTCCACTTTCTTGCATGTATCGGTCATCGAGCTCGTGTTCGTAGGCGCGCCTATTCGTGAGACCGGTGCTGCCGAAGTAGACTTTGAATAGGGATCGCATTGCCGGGACCGAGGCGCAGATGAGGGACATGTTTATTTCGAGGCAGGTAGTGAGTTCGGCGGCGGACCAGTTCCTAAGCATAACATTAGATATGTGAGATGGTGATGCCGGGGATGTGTGGGAGATATTCAAGTGCAAACAAACCATTGGAAGTCTCTTGATCTTAGGGCGATCACTGTCGTGACCTGTCTTGCTATTGATGCGCAGATGGTTAGGATACCGATGCCGAAGGCAATTATAAGGCCGACTATCCGTTTTTTAGTATTCTTGCGATTTTGCCTCGGTAACCTGTTCAACTCACTCTTGCGGCGATTGTTTGTTTGCAGTTTCTTcacgatggggatggggagaagCGCCAGTAAGATATCCGTCGTGACATGGAATGCGCCGTTGAAGTAGTTGAAGCTCGTCATGTCGAGACATCCTTTGGGGAATTCGGGTTTCCATATAACAGATATAGGTTCACAGATAAAGCATGCCACCTGAATTTGTTAGTAGACGAATATAGGTTCATCGAGGCGTTTATCGGCACTGATGGAAACGTACAAGAGTCGCGGCAATTCCATGACTAAGTATAACCGCTCCAACCCCGTAAAGGAACCTGATATGGGTTTTGTTGGAAGCCAAGCGTAGATATAATGCGACCATACTGCCTTTCGCTAGACTAAGTAGCCGGTTCAAGTTAACGTTAGCCGGGGCCGAATATTCAGGCTGTCGTCGAGGGTCGCGATATCACAGTACCTGAGACTGAGAAAGTAGAGAACCTGCGATATCCACGCCCACTGGGATAAAGTTCAACATCACTCCCGAAGCATAGTAATTGAAGTCATTGACGGTAACGGACCTTTCTTGTACATTCATGTTGTTGGGTTGTCAATTCCATAAGATGACGGCCAATCCCGCATTCGTACATTTTCGGTACAGTTGCCAACTCGCCGATCGATACAAGCTATAAGATCCCGATAAAGAGCACCATTAGCCAATAGAAATGAATGATTGGAGATAGGCCTACCGAAGCTAAGATAATTAAGATGTCGTCAGGCCCCAGCTTACCCAGCAAGAACTGTCTCGCGTATAACCTACGCCATCATCTCAGCTAGGTTAGTGGTGTTGGCTCATCTCTTCCCCAACACTAGGCATCACACACCTCATGCCAATCATGATCATGGCGACCCCAAATGTTACATAACTCCCAATTTGGAGGTCTTGCTGTGACCCCGGTTGAATGGAGACCATTCTGGGCAGCAGAGTATCACATTAAGCCGAAGAGTGCTGTAGCTCCACAAGTAAAGTTAAGTCTTATAGACCTCCTCACGTGGGTGCCGTATGACTTTATACGACAGCACTATAGTCGGAAAGGGTCCGGTTTAGTTTCTTGATGTGGGTTAACAAGCGTAGATATGGTACATTTAGACGCAGTAGTCCGTTTCTTGAACTGTGGGTCATATACATCTATGGACCCTACACTATTCCTTGAACGTACAAAAAGTATCAAATAGATTAAACCCCACTACTGAAGGTTACACTTCTAGGCTAGACGCCTACCAGCCATAAACCACTCTTTGGTATTCTTCGGACCTATATCATCACAGTATCGCATCTGAGAGGAGAGGGAGTATACTTGTTTTAATCTAAATTTACCTTTCAAAACTGGCCCATCGGAGTTTCTTTAGCACTTCGATCCATTCCACACCAATAAAGCGTTAGGCGTTGGAGACAAGATTTAGGGTTGTCTTCACGATACCCCCTGCCACGTGGGGTCCATTGCCCTTCGGGATTTAAAATTTTCCAAGGATTTAGAGGGTGGGCTACTAAAGGATCAAGAACTTGAAAATTCTCCTGATAGACCTTTCAGGATCGAAGACGGTGAGGTGGTCAAGTGAATTGATTCTCGATCCATCACCGACACCGTGGCGATCGTTGCCAAACCATGGTCTTGCCGAAGGACTATGAGACAGATAAAGTTTGGCAATTTCGGAAATTCATAGGGGTTTTTGCTATCGACTAATGCGTAGAATGTTCCATTAAATAAGCTACTTAATTAGGGGCAAAGCCTAACGTGATTCACGATCATGGTCAATCCTCACTCAGGCTTCAGCTATAGGTCCTCGGCAGCCAAGACTTAAGGATGAACGACGTAGTATCCGTAACGTACACAGTTTTTCCATAGGTTATAGCTACATTCATACAATATCCACACACACAAGGCAGGAGGATCAATGCTACATACACAGCCTCACGAACGGTGTTCTTCTGGTCCATTCATACAACCGTTTGTCAGATCTTCGTAACTTGCCCACACGGGCCAGATATTGCGAAGCCTCGGAGTAATAGCTACCTGTAGTGTCCGTGGTCCACAACGATAAACtactatactccgtaaataGCGTGGCATGCAGGTTTAATAAAGCAAACATTATCTCCTTCTAATGCTGTGGACCGGCTAATCGACTTCTCGATTCGGCTTTCTGAAAGAGGGTACCCTGCGAGGCTTGTCCCTTAAACGACCACAATTTTCCCCTTTCGGGGGAGTCCCTGATCCAGGACGAAACAAGTGGTGTGAGCGCCTTGCATGCTAAACTATCGGGTTAGGCATGCTCTAAACGAGCGATGCTTCCACGAGGGGTGAGAATACCGTTGTTGGAAAAACCACGGAGTAATTTTCACCGGATTTTCTCCGACAAGGAAGCAAAATATATAATGatacaagaaaaacaaaaagaaacgaccGAGACGCGACTCGAACGCGCAACCACTGCCACATTCCGGAACCGGAAGGCAGCGCGCTACCATTGCGCCACCCGGCCATTCGTTGATATTTgggctctttcttttgctccATAAACCAAAATGTGATGCTGTAGTTCCTGAGCCACCTTCGTTCCGGTGGACGTTTCGAAGTCGAGTATTCTTAGTATAGTCGCTTCGTTCTCGGGTTAGATATAATTATCTCATCTATTATCTTTCAATCTACGTCTCAAATGATTACTAGACAGGTTGCTGGCCTGATTTCGCAGGCTTGGTAGCCAATTCGTTATGCACTGAGGATGTGTAGttagttatatatatttgagCCCTAATTACTATCGGCAAAACTACTAGTGGCTTTACGTTTTATTTTTTGGCCTCCCGTAAGCCTATAGGCATTCTTTATTAAAGTGTATCATATTAATCTTAACTTCTAGCGTACGATTGTACTGTAGCAATGATTACACTGAGTCTAAAACAGAATCCAGCCGAACCTATGGCTGCTGCGGCCTATTCATCTCTAGGTGGCTAGCGCTCCCAGCGAAATGGATTTGTGAGCTGATCCCCACGCTAGTCTGGAATAGTAAACGTACATGATACAAAATCTAGGTCTAGAGAAGATTGGGAATAGATTAGATCTTGTATTCACATTTTAAGTTGCATCGAATAAACCACGCTCATACTGCTTCACCTTCATGGGTATTCTAATGATGAAAACTGGGAGGACCAGACCGCTCCGAGGTACGATCATCTCTTTATTAAACCTAGATTATCGTTGGTTAGTAGGCCCTTCCCTATTTACTGTTATCTATTTGGAGTGAGCTTCAATAGAGCTCGTAGCCGCTACTCATAATGGTTAATTGCTGTGGAGATCGTTATATAGTGAGTTTGAAGCCTGCATCAAAAACATTACAACAACTCCCGTTATCCCTATGGTATCCTCTCGTCCGCGAAGAACTGCCCTGGCTGTGTGAGGCATGGGATGAAAATGTATGTGACTACATACCTTTAATCTGGACAGCCATCACTGCGCAGGAGACCAAGAATATTAGGACACGAGAGCTCTATAATGAGGTACTTAGAAGGGAGTATAAAAGTGGTGAGCTTGATCCGGCAGTCTTCGACATCTTGGTTCCTCCTTGGCCTCCCACGGTACCGCACCGGATAAAACTGCCAAGAGGAAAGACAAATTGGTTCGAGTTTTACTCTGCGATTACACGGAATTGGAATAAGCTCAAAGGCTTGAAAAATTGCTGGCAAATTTGGAAGGACGTCCAAGAGATTATTCGACGGATCAGAAAGTATCAAGGGTGAGCTGTAGCTTGATCGGATGAATGTTTACATGGTTTCGATGAGGTGAGTTGTATCAGAGGTAGTTAGGTGCCCGTTTAGATGATTCTTCCATATACGGTTAGTCTAGCCTATTTAGGTATagcccaacaacaagccCTGAGGAGCAATTTTTGGAAATCTCTGCGCCGTAGCTGCCTTATATTCATTCACTCTGGACGATCTGCTGAAGTCAATCGACCAGGTGCAAAAGTCAAAAGGAATTAAAAATTGAATAATTCACTTGCCAAACTTTCTCCAAGCGGTTTCTTCCCGCATTGCTGTATTGGTAGTAGAATTGACCCAAATACCAACACAAGTTCTTACAGAGATTCTGGGATTGTATCAATGATAACTTCACACCTTGTCCTCAACAAACATTAAGATCACCCAAGTACCACTACGTGTTTGCATTTCTTCAAGCAATAAGTTTGCAAGTTTCTTGAGATTTAGAGAGTCGACCGTCATGCAAGGTCCAGGAAACAACGATGGCGCCCATCCGTACGCAACCATGGCTGGGAAGCTAGATTCCAAACTCCTTCAAGCCCTCAAAGTGATGGAGTTTGAGTACATGACACCCGTCCAACACCGTGTTCTAACAGAGCTTCCAAGCTGGCGCAGTGACTGTCTGGTCCAGGCCAAAACTGGCACAGGCAAAACCCTTGCTTTTTTGCTACCTACGTTACACTGTTTACTCCAAGGTCATTCGGCGCCACCAAGAGGTCAGGTCGCTATTTTGATCATTACGCCAACACGAGAGCTTGCTCAGCAAATTGCAAAGTCCTGCGATCAGCTTACATCGCAACTTGCGAGGCCTCTTGAGTGCCACATTGCAGTGGGTGGAACAGCTCGGGCATCTGCTCTGGCGCGTTTCATGAAGGGGGCACCGTCCATCCTTGTAGCAACCCCGGGACGACTAAAAGATTATCTGTCCGAACCTTCCACGGCTGAAAAATTGTCTAACATTCAAACGTTGATCTTGGACGAAGCCGACACGATGCTT from Aspergillus oryzae RIB40 DNA, chromosome 1 encodes the following:
- a CDS encoding uncharacterized protein (predicted protein) — encoded protein: MVALYLRLASNKTHIRFLYGVGAVILSHGIAATLVACFICEPISVIWKPEFPKGCLDMTSFNYFNGAFHVTTDILLALLPIPIVKKLQTNNRRKRTGPPPNSLPASK